In the Psychromicrobium lacuslunae genome, GGCACGCTCCGTGAGGCCGCCGCACTCGATGGCGCCAATGCCCGGCAAACTTTTTTCCGGGTGGTATTTCCGGCCATGCGACCGGTGAACATCATCATCGTAGTGATCACCATTATTGAATCACTCAGGGCTTTTGACGTGGTCTGGGTGATCAACCAGGGCAAGAACGGCCTGGAACTGCTGAGCGCCCTGGTGATTCAAAACCTGGTCGGCGAAGGACAGGTGATCGGCGTGGGTTCGGCCCTCGCCGTGATCCTGCTAGTGATCTCGTTAGTGCCGATCGTTTGGTACCTGGTCCGCACCTTCCGAAAGGAAAACAACGCATGAGTACCGCGACACAGCTCAGCTCGGCCAAACCTTCGGCTCGACCCTCCGGATCAGCCAAGAAAGCCAAGAGACACTGGGGAACTCATCTCTTCCTCACCATGATGGCAGTAATCTGGCTGGTGCCCTTGCTCTGGAGTATCTACACTGCGCTACGGCCCAAAGAGTCAACTGACGCTAACGGCTATTTCAGCTTTGCCGGCCCCTTTAACTTCCAGAACTTCATCGATGCCTGGAACCAGGCTGGCCTGGTGAAATACCTGTTCAACTCGGCGATTATCACCATACCCACCGTGTTAATAACGCTCTTTCTCGCCTCGATGATGGCCTTTGCGGTTAGCCGGGTGAGCTGGAAGTTCAACATCAGCCTGCTCATCCTCTTCACCGCCGGGAACCTGCTACCTCCTCAGGTCTTAGCGGCCCCGTTGTTCGAAATCTTCAAGCACATTGAACTGCCCTACTCGGTGAGCGCTTCGGGCAGCCTGCTGAACACCTACATCTCGGTAATAGCCGTCAACACCGCGTTCCAGATCGGCTTCTGCACCTTCGTGTTGAGCAATTACATGAAGGCTCTGAGCCCCGATCTGACCGAGGCAGCACTGGTAGACGGAGCCGGAATTTGGCGGCAATACTGGTCGATCATCATGCCGCTCTGCCGCCCGGCGCTAGCGGCGCTGGCTACCCTGGAAGTCATTTTCATTTACAACGATTACTTCTGGCCGCTGCTTTTCATCCAAAGCGGAGACCTGTTACCGATCACCGCTGGAATCAATAACCTACAGGGTCAATTCCTTTCCAACTACAATCTAATTGCAGCCGGAGCCATCATTACCGTATTGCCCACTCTGGTGATTTACCTTCTCTTGCAGCGTCAGTTCGTGGCCGGACTGACACTCGGTTCTAGCAAGGGTTGAGGTCACCAACAAGCCAAAGGATCTGCTATGACGAGAGCAATTCAGCCCTTGGAACGGGAAGCCAAGCCATGTTAGCTGAAGCCCGACGCGTGGCGATTGCTGAAATGGTGCAGCGGGACCGGGTACTGAGAGTGGCCGATCTAGCACAAGCTCTCGATGTTTCATTGATGACGGTACGTCGCGATATTGAAGCTCTGCACGACGCCGGAGTAGTCGAGAAAATTCACGGTGGCGCCAAGGCCCGCGGCGAACGCAGCATGTACGAGCCGGGCTTCGAACTCAAATCCACCCAGGCGGAGGCGGAAAAGGAAGCCATCGCCCGGGCCGCCGTCGAACTTGTGCAGGAAGGCATGGCGGTCGGGCTGAGCGCGGGAACCACCACCTGGACGCTGGCCAAACAGCTAGCCACCAAGGATCGACTCACGATTGTCACCAATTCCGTGCGGGTCGCCAGCGTGTTTTATGACTCCCCGTCCCAGAACACTGTGCTGCTCACCGGTGGCGAACGCACCCCTTCGGACGCCTTGGTGGGGCCGATTGCCACGCGCGCCTTGCACCAGTTGCACCTCGATCTGCTGTTTATGGGCGTGCATGGAGTGGACGCCGAGGCCGGCTTCACCACTCCCAATCTGCTTGAGGCTGAGATGGATCGTGCCCTGGTGGCTGCCTCCCGCCGCGTCGTCGTGGTGGCAGACCACAGTAAGTGGGGCATTCTCGGCGTCTCATCAATCGCTTCCTTCGAAGAAGTCGAGGAATTCATCACCGACGACGGGATGCCAACGGAAGCGGTGAGCCTGCTTCGCGAACGGGTAGGCTCACTCAGACTGGTCACGCCGCAGCGCTGAGGCCGTCGACCTGAGACCACCGCCGCCTCTCCGCCGCAGCTTCCAGGCACCTCCCCTCTATCCTTTCGTCGAGCGTCGAGATATGAGGCTTAAACAGCAGTTTTAAGCCCCATATCTCGACACTCGACCGGTTTTAAGCGGCCGCTTAGCTGATTCACAAACTCTGTTAGTACATTGATTTATGGATTAAGTGATTTATGTACTATGAAACGGAGGCATAACGATGACCTGCCCAAAATGCGGCGAGACGATGCGCAATTACGAACGCAATGGGGTGACCATCGACCAATGCAGTGGTTGTCGTGGCATCTTCCTCGATCGCGGCGAACTCGAACAACTCATTGACGCCGAAGCCGGTTACTACGGCGGCCAACAAACACCACCGGCCCCCTTCGTGCAGCCTGGCTGGCAGAATCAAGGAAACTACGGCGGGAAACACGGCGGACACAATACTGGGCACGGTCGGGGTGGACACAATCAGAACGGTCGACGTCGCCGTGGCGGTTTCTTGGGCGATCTCTTTGATTAGCCTGCTGCGCCGAGTCACCAGCTAACTTGTCACGATGCCCCCGTCGAGCGACTTCAACGGCCCAGCCTGGTTGCCGGTTGCACCGCCAAGCCTGAGCGAGTATTTAGCCCCTCATCTTCAACCGGTGCCATTGATTCCTCTGCTGGCAACTCTTGCGGCTGCCCTGTACCTCTGTGGTGCGATCCGGCTCTGGCGCCAAGGTCGCCACTGGTCCGTGCTGCACACAGCTTCCTTCGTGACAGGCTGCCTGCTCATCATGGTGGTGATGGGCGCGGGCATCGAAGGTTATGGCGTTAAGATGTTTTCCGTCTTCATGTTCCAGCAGCTAACCCTGATGATGGCAGCACCTCCCCTTCTGGTCTTCGGCGCCCCGGGCAGACTCTTGCTGCGCAGCGCTGCACATCACGGGCTTGGCCGCCTTGCACTCAGCGCGGCGTTGACGGCGCTACGCTCCCGCTGGAGTCGGCTAGTTTTGCACCCTGCTGTCATGATTCCGCTCTTTCTGCTGAGCTTCTACGGCCTTTACCTCTCCGGCATCGCCCAGGCGCTATTACCAAGCTGGCCAGGCCATGTGGCGCTGGAACTACTGTTCCTGATTTCCGGAATTCTTTTCACTGTGCCACTGATTTCCACTGACCCATTGCCCCGGCGGCAAAGCCATGGCGGACAGCTGATCGACCTATTTTCCGAGATGCCACTGCACGCTTTCTTCGGGGTCATTGTGATGATGTCCACCGCTCCGCTGGTACCGTTTTTCGACACCCCGCCGGAGTCCTGGGGCATTAACCCAATGGCTGATCAGGGAATCGCTGGTGGACTCGCCTGGTCCTACGGCGAATTGCCATCTTTACTGCTGCTGATGTTGATCTTGGTGCGTTGGCGGCGCGATGATCTGCGGCTGGCGCGTCGACAAGATGCCCTGGCTGAAGAACCCGCCGAGCTGACCGCTTATAACGAATACCTGCAGGGCATCGCACGAAACCAGCAGCGGCCAAGCGGCTAATGGCATACTAAAACCATGACTTCCTCAGGTACCCTCCTGGTCCTTAACGGCCCCAATCTCAACCTGCTGGGCAGCCGCGAACCAGGGATCTACGGCTCCGCAACGCTGGCAGATATTGAGGCACTCTGTAGCAATAGCGCGGCCGAGCTTGGCTTCACTGCTCGGTGCGTGCAGTCGAACCATGAAGGGGTGCTGCTTGATGAAATCCATCAGGCCAGAGAGCAGGCGGTCGGTATTGTGATCAATGCCGGAGCCTACACTCATACCTCCGTAGCACTGAGAGACGCGCTCGCCGCAGTAAACCTGCCCGCCGTTGAGGTGCACATCTCAAATGTCCATGCTCGTGAGGAGTTCAGGCATCGTTCCTATCTCTCACCGGTGGTGAGCGCGGTGATTGTAGGAGCCGGTATCAACGGTTACCGCTTGGCCATCGCTCAGCTGGCCGAGCTACTCAAGGACTAGCCGCACCCCATCCCGAGTGGTCCCTGACGAGCAGAAGCCTCCCCGAAAAGCTCTCACTTACTGACGCAATGGCCTGAGGAGACTTGCTGGCTAAGTCCAGCTGCCTGCTGCACTACCGGCGCCACCTCGGTCAGAGTGAAGGCATAACCGATCTGGACATTTGAATCCGCTTTCGCAAAGATCACCCCGGAAACTTTCCCTTCCAGGTCTAGCAGCGGGCCGCCGGAATTACCCGGCTGCACATCCCCGGCGAGCTGGTAAACCTCTTCCAGGTGCCGATCCTGCCCATAGATATCGGGCACCAAAACCTGCCCCTTGCTCTGCACCGAGGCGGGTTTAGATTGGAATGGGCCACCCAGAGGATAGCCGTCAAAGGCTGCCGAGGCGCCAATCCCCAGATTCGAGCCCAAGCTGAGCGGCTTCACTCCTAAACCGTCAACGCTGATAACGGCTAGGTCTTGCTTCGGATCGAAGTAAACGATTTTGCCCAGCAGCGCACGCCCAGGCACCTCAACCACCGGCTGACTCACCCCGGCCACCACGTGCGCATTTGTCATCACCTGATTCTCAGCGATGACAAACCCGGTACCGGTTTGATTCTGCCCGCATTGGAAGGCAGTGCCAGTGATTTTGAGCACCGATTCCGCGGCCGCGTTAAGCGGCGGCGTATCGGTTCGCGCATCGGGTGGGGCAACCGGCGTCGCTGCTCCGAATTGATTGAAAAGCTGCGGGATCCCCTCGCTGACCACCGTCGATCGAAGCTGCGCTATGGCCTGTTTGAGCGGCACCGGAGTGAGCGAGTCGATAGTCCTAATCACACTGGACTGGCTGATCGCTGAAGATAGGAAAGGAATGCCGAGTGTCGAGACGGTGAAAGCAACCGGCGAAATCAGTAGCGCAGCGACTAGAAAAGCCGCCACCGAACCCAGTACCCGGTTCACCGCACGGAGCGGCTTGAGTTTCACGCCACGGCTCAACAGCTGGCCAAGCGCAATTCCCAGCCAGTACCCGAGTGCGATCAACAGCAGTGCGGAGCCCACCACGGCAGCCAATCGCCAGCCCGAGTCGTTCGCCCAACTGCTGACGAAAGGTACCGCGAAGAACGCGGCGACCGCTCCAAGGGCAAAGCCGAGCACACCGCAAAGACTGATCAGCAGGCCTACCCGCCAGCCATAAAAGAGCTGCCAGATCAGCAGGATCAGCAAGGCGATATCGAGAACTGTCAGACCGAACACCATTTTTTTCTTCCTCCACCAAGCTCGCTTCACCAGCCGTTCGGGCGACAAAGCGGAAGTGTCAGTGTATCGAGCCTTCTTAGCATCTTGCTTTGTATGGTCCTCAGCTCGGGTGCTTTCAGCTTCAGTTTTCGGCTTGATAAGCCACACCGAACGCCACAAAACCGGCCATAGATGCCAAATACGTCACATTCTCCAGAATTATCTGAAACAATTGCCTCAGCACAGCATTGAAACGTTACTCAGGAGATTTCATGGACATCGAGGTACTTCGCCGGGCACCACTATTCGCAACGCTCGACGACGAGGCTTTCCGGTTGCTCACAGATGAGCTGACCGAAGTCGACCTCTCACGCGGAGCATCGGTGTTCCACGAAGGCGATCAGGGCGACCAGCTGTATTTCATCGTTTCCGGCAAAGTGAAGCTCGGCCGTACCGCGGCGGATGGCCGGGAGTCTTTGCTGGCAATTCTCGGCCCTGGTGAGTTGTTCGGCGAGATGGCTCTCTTCGACCCCAGCCCGCGGACCGCGACGGCCACTGCTGTTTCGGAGACCAGGTTGGCCGGGCTGCGGAATGATAGCCTGCGTACCCTGCTGCAATCCCGCCCTGAAGTGTCGGCCCAGCTGCTGCAGGCTCTAGCCCGCCGACTGCGCCGCACCAATGACAACCTTTCCGATCTGGTCTTCTCCGATGTGCCAGGCCGAGTGGCCAAAGCCCTTATCGACCTGTCCGAACGTTTTGGTCGCCCAGCCACCGATGGCGTGCTGGTGGCACACGAATTGACCCAGGAAGAACTTGCCCAGCTGGTCGGCGCTTCACGCGAAACCGTGAACAAAGCCCTTGCTGAATTCGTGCAGCGCGGCTGGTTGCGGCTCGAAGCCCGCGCCGTGGTGATCCTTGATATTAATCGCTTGCGGCAGCGCAGCCGCTAATCACTCGGCCACCGCTCGCTAGCAGACCCCGTCGAATCATGGGATTGAGTGGGAGAAGCTGGCTATGCCCAGCGAAACCCCGGTTGGACGGGGGCAGCCGACCATTTGAGAGCTAAGAACTGCTTAGCGCTCCCGGCAGATGCCGTCCGGCTTATTGGCAGCATCGATTTCGAGCCAAAATTCGCCGCCTTCCACCACCAAACGGGGCTGGAAGGCGGTGGCCGGCCGAGCATGGTTGAGGTAGGCGATGCAACCGCTGGACATCGCGATCTTACTGAGAATCAAATCGCAACCGGAGCTGACTAGTTCGCCGAGGGTTCTGCCAATAGTATTCTCCGCACCGACTCGGTCGCCGAGTGCGGTGGTGTCACGCTCAGCAATTAGCTTGGACGGGCATACCCAGTCTGCCCATTGGCTTTTGCTCTCCAAGGGTGCCG is a window encoding:
- a CDS encoding MarP family serine protease — protein: MFGLTVLDIALLILLIWQLFYGWRVGLLISLCGVLGFALGAVAAFFAVPFVSSWANDSGWRLAAVVGSALLLIALGYWLGIALGQLLSRGVKLKPLRAVNRVLGSVAAFLVAALLISPVAFTVSTLGIPFLSSAISQSSVIRTIDSLTPVPLKQAIAQLRSTVVSEGIPQLFNQFGAATPVAPPDARTDTPPLNAAAESVLKITGTAFQCGQNQTGTGFVIAENQVMTNAHVVAGVSQPVVEVPGRALLGKIVYFDPKQDLAVISVDGLGVKPLSLGSNLGIGASAAFDGYPLGGPFQSKPASVQSKGQVLVPDIYGQDRHLEEVYQLAGDVQPGNSGGPLLDLEGKVSGVIFAKADSNVQIGYAFTLTEVAPVVQQAAGLSQQVSSGHCVSK
- a CDS encoding DeoR/GlpR family DNA-binding transcription regulator, which encodes MLAEARRVAIAEMVQRDRVLRVADLAQALDVSLMTVRRDIEALHDAGVVEKIHGGAKARGERSMYEPGFELKSTQAEAEKEAIARAAVELVQEGMAVGLSAGTTTWTLAKQLATKDRLTIVTNSVRVASVFYDSPSQNTVLLTGGERTPSDALVGPIATRALHQLHLDLLFMGVHGVDAEAGFTTPNLLEAEMDRALVAASRRVVVVADHSKWGILGVSSIASFEEVEEFITDDGMPTEAVSLLRERVGSLRLVTPQR
- a CDS encoding Crp/Fnr family transcriptional regulator; its protein translation is MDIEVLRRAPLFATLDDEAFRLLTDELTEVDLSRGASVFHEGDQGDQLYFIVSGKVKLGRTAADGRESLLAILGPGELFGEMALFDPSPRTATATAVSETRLAGLRNDSLRTLLQSRPEVSAQLLQALARRLRRTNDNLSDLVFSDVPGRVAKALIDLSERFGRPATDGVLVAHELTQEELAQLVGASRETVNKALAEFVQRGWLRLEARAVVILDINRLRQRSR
- the aroQ gene encoding type II 3-dehydroquinate dehydratase, with amino-acid sequence MTSSGTLLVLNGPNLNLLGSREPGIYGSATLADIEALCSNSAAELGFTARCVQSNHEGVLLDEIHQAREQAVGIVINAGAYTHTSVALRDALAAVNLPAVEVHISNVHAREEFRHRSYLSPVVSAVIVGAGINGYRLAIAQLAELLKD
- a CDS encoding cytochrome c oxidase assembly protein; the protein is MPPSSDFNGPAWLPVAPPSLSEYLAPHLQPVPLIPLLATLAAALYLCGAIRLWRQGRHWSVLHTASFVTGCLLIMVVMGAGIEGYGVKMFSVFMFQQLTLMMAAPPLLVFGAPGRLLLRSAAHHGLGRLALSAALTALRSRWSRLVLHPAVMIPLFLLSFYGLYLSGIAQALLPSWPGHVALELLFLISGILFTVPLISTDPLPRRQSHGGQLIDLFSEMPLHAFFGVIVMMSTAPLVPFFDTPPESWGINPMADQGIAGGLAWSYGELPSLLLLMLILVRWRRDDLRLARRQDALAEEPAELTAYNEYLQGIARNQQRPSG
- a CDS encoding zf-TFIIB domain-containing protein, with product MTCPKCGETMRNYERNGVTIDQCSGCRGIFLDRGELEQLIDAEAGYYGGQQTPPAPFVQPGWQNQGNYGGKHGGHNTGHGRGGHNQNGRRRRGGFLGDLFD
- a CDS encoding carbohydrate ABC transporter permease, whose translation is MSTATQLSSAKPSARPSGSAKKAKRHWGTHLFLTMMAVIWLVPLLWSIYTALRPKESTDANGYFSFAGPFNFQNFIDAWNQAGLVKYLFNSAIITIPTVLITLFLASMMAFAVSRVSWKFNISLLILFTAGNLLPPQVLAAPLFEIFKHIELPYSVSASGSLLNTYISVIAVNTAFQIGFCTFVLSNYMKALSPDLTEAALVDGAGIWRQYWSIIMPLCRPALAALATLEVIFIYNDYFWPLLFIQSGDLLPITAGINNLQGQFLSNYNLIAAGAIITVLPTLVIYLLLQRQFVAGLTLGSSKG